The genomic window GACCGAGGAGAATGTAATTGGCCATCAGGCTGGATCCGCCCTGTGACATGAAGGGTGTGGTCAAACCAGTCATGGGCATGAGTGCGGTGATGCCAGCTACTACAACGAACACCTGGATTGCGATAGTGAAGGAAAGACCGGCGGCAACCAACTTGCCGTAGGAATCGCGCGAACGCAGGGCGGTGCGTAGTCCGCGAGTGACAAAGATAGCGAAGAGCACGATGACTGCGGAAAGGCCAATCAATCCAAGTTCCTCACCAACCACAGCGAGGATGAAGTCGGATTCGGCCACCGGAATGAGCTCGGGATGCCCCTTGCCAAGACCGGACCCTGCAATGCCACCAGAAGATAGTCCGAAGAGTGACTGTGAAAGCTGGTAGCCAGTGGTGTCGAAATTGGAAACCGGATCGATGAAGTTCTGCACGCGGGCTTGGATCTTGTCGGAGATCTGATACACAGCGGAGCCACCGACGACCACCAGCACAGCGCCGATGAGCAGCCAGGACACACGCCCGGTAGCTAGGAACATCATGGCGAGCACCGTGGCAAACAGCAACAGCGCGGGGCCGAAGTCATTTTCGCCAGCCATGATCAAGATGGCCACCGCCCACACTGCAAGGATGGGGCCGAGGTCGCGCAGGCGTGGGAACTCGAGACCCAAAATGCGATAACCGGCTACGTTAAATAGTGCTCGCTTATTCACCAACAGTTGGGCGAAAAAGAGCAGCAGCA from Corynebacterium gerontici includes these protein-coding regions:
- a CDS encoding FtsW/RodA/SpoVE family cell cycle protein, yielding MSFAQRLAARRTEFGLLLVAAVLMAVTLLNLNLAQGEGVNSEVLWVIGGFILVFTIAHLALCMTAPHADQVMLPVASVLNGFGLVMVYRLDLALDQNLANKQVVWTLVGVALMVAVLVLIRDHRALSRYSYILGLVGLVLLALPLVWPTSMNADANIWISIGPFSVQPGEFSKILLLLFFAQLLVNKRALFNVAGYRILGLEFPRLRDLGPILAVWAVAILIMAGENDFGPALLLFATVLAMMFLATGRVSWLLIGAVLVVVGGSAVYQISDKIQARVQNFIDPVSNFDTTGYQLSQSLFGLSSGGIAGSGLGKGHPELIPVAESDFILAVVGEELGLIGLSAVIVLFAIFVTRGLRTALRSRDSYGKLVAAGLSFTIAIQVFVVVAGITALMPMTGLTTPFMSQGGSSLMANYILLGLILRISDSSYSNDSAGLEASR